The sequence below is a genomic window from Humulus lupulus chromosome 3, drHumLupu1.1, whole genome shotgun sequence.
atGTGAATAAAAAAGTAATATTGTTAGTTAACTAATAAACTAGTATCgatatgataaataaaaaaaataacatttattgCTGGGCTAAATTTGTCACATGTTATATCTTGTATCAAATTTGGTATACTTTTTAGAACACTATTAGAGTGATACTTTTATTAAAATGTGTTGAATATAACAATGCACTGCATTTTTTACTAAATGCTCttgcaaagagaaaaatataGTAAGGGGTGAGAGAAAGTTTtactttatttcatttttttgggctatatttttctaaaatataaaataaaatttaataatttagtaTTTTTGTCTTACTTAATAATCGGAATACACagccagtttaaaaaaaaaaaaattccattttagTTAGGGATAATGGAATGGAATAAAAtctattttcattcattttttctaAAAGAGTCAAACAAAATTTTCTGCTATAAATAGAACTTATAACAATATTCATTCAGCAAAGCCTTCACAAAATTTATATAGTTGATAATATAGAAGGAGAAGCTAAGGAGTGTTATGGATCTCAACAACAATAATTTAGATTTGGTTCTAAATGAAGAGAAGAGCACAAAATTGCTAGGAGCTCAAGCCCACATATGGAACCAAATCTTCAACTTCATCAACTCCATGTCCCTAAAATGTGCCATTCAATTAGGCATACCAGATATTATCAACAACCATGGAAAACCCATGACCATTTCCCAACTCACACTTGCACTCCCCATCAACAAAACCAAATCCTCTTGTGTCTATCGCCTCATGCGGATTTTAATCCACTCTGGCTTTTTCGCTCTGCGAAAAGCCAAAGTAATAAGAGAAggaaaaggagaagaagaagaagaagaaggttatGTTATTACCGACGCGTCCAAATTATTACTCAAAGACAATCCCATGAGTGTCACACCCTTCTTGCTAGCCATGCTTGACCCTGTGATGACTAAACCGTGGGATTTTCTTAGCACTTGGTTCCAAAACGACGATCCCATGCCGTTTCACACGGCCAATGGGACGACGCTTTGGGATTACAATAGTCACGCGCCAAAGCTGTCACAGTTCTTCAACGAAGCCATGGCTAGTGACGCGCGGTTGGTGACGAGTGTGGTGGTCGAAAAGTGCAAGGGAGTGTTTGAGGGAGTTGAGTCATTGGTTGATGTTGGAGGAGGGACTGGGACTGTGGCCAAGTCCATTGCAGCTGCTTTTCCTGAGATTCAGTGTACTGTCCTTGATTTACCTCATGTTGTGGCTGATTTGCATGGTGGGAATAACTTCAACTTTATTGCTGGAGACATGTTTGTTGAAGTTCCTACATCTGAAGTAGTTTTGTTGAAGGTAAACACATACTTATATGTATTGTATATATATcttattattttatgattttgaatTTTGTTATGTTTACAataaattatgttatttatacGTGTCGTTTGgtaaaatgacttattttttacAGTCATTTTCCACTCTGATctaattttaataattctttgcaaaatgacatTTTATAATTTAGACAGATAgtcaaaaatttagacaactggtcgaattttagacagaagtcgttttgcaaaaaattataaaagagtGCAAattcacttaaaaaaaaattggtcattTTCATGAATTTCTCTATTTATATTTGGGTTTCGGTTTAAGTTTGGTTTTATTTTTCTAGTGACAATGGTTACAATTGATAATTGAAACAGTGGATATTGCATGATTGGAACGACGAAGAAAGTGTGAAAATACTAAAGAAATGCAAAGAGGCCATAAGCAAAAACAAGAAGAAAGTAGGGAAGGTCATTATAATAGACATGAAGGTTGAGAATTATGACAAAGACAAAAACGACAAGTCGTATGAAACTCAACTCTTCTTTGACATGTTGATGATGTGTTTGCTCACTGGAAAAGAGAGAAATGAGGAAGAATGGGCTAAACTATTTAAAGATGCAGGCTTCACTCATTATAAGATTTCTCCTATTTTGGGTCTAAGATCTCTTATTGAGGTCTATCCataattatatcaataatctatggatgaaaaataattattcattttttgCTTCACTACGTTGTAATCTCCCATGGCTTTGTCAAATATAAACACTAGTGTTTTTATGTTCTAGTTACACCCAATATTGATTGATACACACATCACTAATTGAAGAGAATTAACTTGATGAAAGGTTCAACAATAGTTATTGTACTCTATACTTTAAATTTTTTTGTCTTGGAGGGAGATAGATAGTGGTGCAGTTTAACTTCATTTGAGTGTTAAACCCTAGTTGTATGTATGGAAACTCTGTCAATGCTAGGTTTGGCTACTTTTGAGTGTTAAGACATGCATTTGTTGTTTTCTACTGCTAATATCAAATATATCATCAACTAGGATTGGATAGGATAAGATATGATTGGATTGGATATGATTAGATTGGATATGAGTTCGAAACAGATCCAAAAATGAATGGTATTAATAACTTGAAATTTTGTCCAATACCTTCTTCAAGGTTTctaaagaataaaaataattatgaaaaggaatttaaaatgtataaatatatatgccAATTCTTTGATGTGTACAAGTTTTACATAATTGACTTTTAATAAAAGGGCTCATGTTACCAAATCAACCAACAAATTTGTGATGTATGAGTAACTTTTTGCGTATGACACAAATTTAAAGCAATCAGCAAACTTAGTGagttaacaaatatatatataatcttttatttaaaaGTTGCTAAATAATATCCTaaataatctattttaaaaaaattatttgaaatgatTCTAAAATAACTTTAAATTTGTTTAGAAtacttttaaatgtaaaataaaaatacaaattatggtatattaaattttggttattttttgttaacaaaatatgaaaaaaaatctaaaatattttttttattctagtCTTCTTTTCTGGCGACgatgaaaaaatatatacttcccacatatcaaaatgaccaCTTTGAAGAGTAGGTTGCGATGTCACCACTCTTGAGCTAACTGATTCGCGGTGTGGccgtaatttttttttgaaatcaaGTAGAAGAGAGAGAAATAAAGAAACATTAAACAAAAGTCAAAACATAGTATGGTGTATACATAGAGAAAGAAGAGAATATAAgttaaatttaatttatatataatataagaaAAGTGGTATAATTGTAAACATTTTTGTATATAATTTGATCAAAAAGGGTATAGAgtgtaaattttccaaaagaaAAATGGCTGCCTcgcaaaatgattttttttttgaagttatTTTGCACTTCGTCCTAGTTTTGATAATATTTTGCGAAATGACAACTAACACATCAAATATTAGGTCGAAATTTTTTAGATAGTTAGTCAAAAATTTCAAATGGCTAGTCTGATATCTAAATAGAGttcattttgtaaaaaattatcaaaactatgcCAGATTGCATGACTTAAGAATAGATGTTATTTTTGCCAattatctcaattttttttttacttttagccGCAATCAAAACCGTgactaaaattgaaaaaaattattattataactaTTCAGTTACTAAAAAGTATGTGactaaaagtattagtcacaaaaattataaattattgtGACCAAAAGTGTTTTTAATCACagtaaattttataattatatataatcatTTGGTACCCTTGGCTTTCATGATATGAACGAATCATTTGgtatcatttaatatttattgataatataaaaaaaaaattcattttttattGTAAAATAAGTGAATAAAAAAGTAATATTGTTAGTTAACTAATAAATTAGTGTCGATATGATAAAAAAAGTGATATTTATTGCTGGGCCAAATTTGACACATTTTTTAAAACACTATTGTAGTGATACTTTTGTTAAAatgtgttaaatataagaatacaCTACATTTTTGACACTCCATTAGAGATGCTCTTACaaatagaaaaagatagaaaGGGAGGAGAgaaagttttatttatttattttttttttggggctatatttttctaaaatacaaaataaaatttaataatttagtaTTTTGGGTCTTACTTAATAATTGGAATACACggcaagtttaaaaaaaaattaaaaaaattccctTTGGTTAGGAATAATGGAATAGAATAAAATCTATTTTCATTCATTCTTTCTAAGAGACTCAAACAAAATTTTCTGCTATAAATAGAACTTATAACAATATTCATTCAGCAAAGCCTTCACAAAATTTATATAGTATAGTATACATGGAGAAGCTAAGGAGTTTTAGGGATCTCAACAACAATAATTTAGATTTGGTTCTAAATGAAGAGAAGAGCACAAAATTGCTAGGAGCTCAAGCCCACATATGGAACCAAATCTTCAACTTCATCAACTCCATGCCCCTAAAATGTGCCATCCAATTAGGCATACCAGATATTATCAACAACCATGGAAAACCCATGACCATTTCTCAACTCACACTTGCACTCCCCATCAACAAAACCAAATCCTCTTGTGTCTATCGCCTCATGCGGATGTTAATCCACTCTGGCTTTTTCGCTTTGCGAAAAGCCAAAGTAAtaagagaaggagaaggagaaggaggagaagaagaaggtTATGTTATTACTGACGCGTCCAACTTACTCAAAGACAATCCCATGAGTGTCACACCCTTCTTGCTAGCCATGCTTGACCCTGTGATGACTAAACCGTGGGATTTTCTTAGCACATGGTTCCCAAACGACGATCTCACGTCGTTTCACACGGCCAATGGGACGACGTTTTGGGGTTACCATAGTCACTAGCCAAAGCTGGCACAGTTCTTCAACGAAGCCATGGCTAGTGACGCGTGGTTGGTGACGAGTGTGGTGGTCGAAAAGTGCAAGGGAGTGTTTTAGGGAGTTGAGTCATTGGTTGATGTTGGAGGAGGGACCAGGACTGTGGCCAAGTCAATTGCAGCTGCTTTTCCTGAGATTCAATGTACTGTACTTGATTTACCTCATGTTGTAGCTAATTTACATGGTGGGAATAACTTCAACTTTATTGGTGGAGACATGTTTGTTGAAGTTCCTACAGCTGAAGTAGTTTTGTTGAAGGTAAACACATActtatatgtattatatatatatatatatatatcttattattttatgattttgaatTTTGTTATGTTTACAataaattatgttatttatataaaatgacttattttttaaagttattttacaTTCTGACttaattttaataattctttgtaaaattacattttataatttagatagttagtcgaaaatttagacaactagtcgaattttagacagaagttgttttacaaaaaattatcaaaaattggCTAGAGTGCAAACTCACTtaaaaaaaataggtcattttcataaatttatctatttatatttgGATTTCGGTTTGAGTTTGGTTTTATTTTTCTAGTGACAATGGTTACAATTGATAATTGAAACAATGGATATTGCATGATTGGAACAACGAAGAAAGTGTGAAAATACTAAAGAAATGCAAAGAGGCCATAAGCAAAAACAAGAGGAAAGTAGGGAAGGTCATTATAATAGAGATGAAGGTTGAGAATTATGATAAAGACAAAAACGACAAGTCGTATGAAACTCAACTCTTCTTTGACATGTTGATGATGTGTTTTGTCACCGGAAAAGAGAGAAATGAGAAAGAATGGGCTAAACTATTTAAAGATGCAGGCTTCACTCATTATAAGATTTCTCCTATTTTGGGTCTAAGATCTCTTATTGAGGTCTATCCataattatatcaataatctatggatgaaaaataattattcattttttgCTTCACTAATGGTAATCTCCCATGGCTTTGTCAAATATTATTAGTGGTTGAGATCTTTCTCTATTGGCATTGTAATAAAGAAACATTAAACTATGAGTAATTATGTAATAAGCCAATATAATATGAGATTCaacattagtttttttttttttcatagtgAGTTTATTGCGATTTAGATTGTGAAGGTCATTGGTGAGTTTATTGTTTTGTTTAAGAACATGCTTTAGTCAATCCATGAGCTTTTTTTCATTATTGTGGccaacatataatataatataatagatTTATCATCGGAAAGTtagacaaaaaaatttcaaaaacaaaTTAGGGTAGTAGGGGTTTTGAAGCCCcctttaatatttaatttttttaaataaattttaaaggtataataatatttttattatacaacGATTCTAAATGTAAGCAATATTATATTTAGgctccttaattttttttaaaaagttaaaatttaagaaaaattatatttaagcccctaaaattaaaatgaaaagtctcaaaattcaagaaaaaatatatttaagcccctaaaattaaaataaaaagtctcaaaatttaagaaaattatatttaagcccctaaaattaaaataaaaagtttcaaaatttaagaaaattATATTTAAGCACCCCCAAAGGCTGTAGTTTGGGATTTAAATGCCAAATATTTTAAATTGAgatttttgctataaataagctaattaaaaaattaattttgttgGGCTTTGAGCACATAATAAAGTTGAAAATTCATTATGTGGTATTTCACATTTGGAAATTCTTAAATTTTGAGCAGTTAATAAAGTTGAGTGTTTATTTTTAGTATTTAAGAATTCAAATTTTATGGATTTTGAGCACCTAGTAGGTATCTAGATAGAGGTCATTTTGCCAATTATctcaattttttttacttttagccACAATCAAAACCGTGActaaaattgagaaaaatattattataactaTTCAGTTACTAAAAAGTTTGTGACTGAAAATACTAGTGCCAAAAATTATAAAGGTTTTATGCTTTTTTAGACCTTATGTTTTgactcattacctgtttggaccatgtgtttcgataaattactttttagactctgtattttctaaaatggttcaaatagatccataaacccgattttgatcaaagctttttgaactaaaatcacaaataattcatcaaactaacaactcataacaaaaatacagtcattctgcctaagaatggttttgttatattcaattttttgttcatcaaaatcatatttagggggctatttgaaccattttacaaaatacagggtACAAAAactaatttgtcaaaacacatggtccaaacaggtaataaggcaaaacatagggtctaaaaatgtatacACTCAATTATAAATTattgtgacaaaatgtgattaaACATTTTTAATCGCAatgaattttataattatatataggggtatttgcggcataaatacccaatGTTTCACACTTGTTACACTTAAATAcctactttttttatttttacggcaaaaataccaaatgttcaatatatgttaaagataaatacctaattttttttctttgcagCAAAAATGCCTATAGTTTCTAAAACGTTGCTTCTGTAAGTATCTCATCTGTTAGAGCTGTTAAATATGTTGACTAAACAAATATTTGTCTCTCTTTATTTGTGACAAGTGTAAAACATTGAGTATTTATGCTACAAATACCCCTTATATATAATAGGTTGTGATTAAAATTACATTAGTAATAACTTGTGACTAAATGTTATATTATAGtaattttttgttatgagtaaAAGTGATATTCTAGGTTGTGGGGGGAACTTGTATAATGTTATTCACTTCGAATTCAATCCAGAAAAATAAATGCTAAAAGGgttttgtacgccctaattttccaacgggctattagcgagctgagatacggcctaaatcatgtcagccacgtggatcccccatgaccggagctgctgtcgtcaggtcctacctcgttagctcgggtatCCAAAAGGTTCACCAAGACTACTCAAGGACCGAGTCAGGTCTGTGAAGGCCACAGGCCGAGGAGGCATCCAGTTCGTgccacgagctggagttggaggctatgaccttttgtaaagtcaaccatgcaaggtaaacgtgcatatatcagacatcacgtgtctgatatatccctgacttctcggacacgcagcgtgaacgtgcgtgttcaggcacccacgactgggttgggccgtgcggcccattatcccccttacctattgattagaccacacttcatgtgtcaggatttaggaattaatcatgaatgtcatagaagtgaTATGAtagataagaaggtcacgggatgaccccccggaccaacccccaggtgccctctcctataaatatggagaccttgggagttgcaaggggttggattctattgtgtaaggaaataccctgtaaaagaataccaagcatatagcaataatattagctggtggagtagaaggattttaacctttgaaccacctaaaaaccgtaattgtgtcaccagtccatttacaaagatcctttatctatttcggttcatcgtTAAGcgctaatctcttcctcttattttcttaattacctgtcgtcgaagaaccgcgtcaacaatttggtgctttcattgagagctagttagattggtgctgtcgcaaacatccaactatggtgaccactcgatcaagacacggtaacgaggcggaacaacatgatgggcaggaggctcatcatgccgccatctccggtgaacaaattcctaaggtccagcagcggccgggcaaacagccggtgggccaagatgacactggaagttcggcgccccagccacctaatctaaacccagatttttacaccgcggtagaaatggaaaacgctcagctgaggagccaactagcgaaagttagtcagcagattaaggaggtgttggcccaaCTGTctcctcttacaaccgacgctaatgtcaaaaagaggcaaggcgagactcataagtcccgccggggtaatcggtccaggcctagccgctcggacagaccgcCGGCATCCAACTCTGTTCCcccatcgcaccgtcgagaggcaaacttcgaaggaatgcctagagccgagcaacagtatagccgctcggttcgaacttcaactcccagttcacagccagcctcgagcgcgcccaggagggctcgagggaattccagaaggagatccggggagggctcacagcaccagcctgtccccaccagccgtcctgcgcctcgtccagatcgtcaggcgcgggacccgcagggtggcagggctgaaaggcccccacctaacttgatccaccCTGaaggaaccaggattgcatctccgatcaggcatcctccatcgccCATAaggtatccgtctcctcctcggcccatccgagatattccagcttatggaagcagcaggagaaactcGCCATCCTCAGGACCTTCctgacgtagcagggcgccgagagagagcccggatcctcacctcgaaaggcggactccgagcttttctaacgggagctactagaCCGGCAGCCGCCGGAGTGACCTCTCTAGCGAAGACCTGCGTCAAcgtttaagctcggcacaaagtcctcaaaccacccgggggggcgacctgcgagattgcCTAAACTCTTATAGgggggaaccagtaggaggtggcagccatgctcgctcagggggagacctgttcGAGATGCGTAACGGTGGGAACGCCCCAAATAAActatctcaagataggaagggcaataacccaccaaacgtatacaatggatccggagtagTCGAGCAGCCCCAAAATAACAagggaaatcaggacaaaacccttgagcgcctggctcaaatggaggagctaatgaggaagctcctgtcggagaaagagaaagacgagtatgattcgggggacgagcttgaactcttcacccccagcatagcagcaacggcttacccacccggtttccgtatgccgcacctgtctaaattcaacggagatggagacccgtgggatcatctggggatgttcaacaccctgatgatggcccacaacattggccctaagttgaggtgtctgatatttccctccacactgactggaccagccaggtagtggttcaaacaaagcaagaaacaatcaatcagctcctggaaaactttctctgcagacttcaagagggcattccgagcctcccaggctgcccgcgtcaaggccgactctctggctaacgtgaggcaacagctcgacgagcctctgaaggcttacctgagcaggttcgcgaacgtcactgctcgggccagagacgcagatgacaactctaagctcatggccttgaggactggaatcctcgtcggagggggactctggaaagaaatacaaatgaagggagttagctcaatgaacgagttcctaaatagggcccaagaatggatcaacttggaggaggcccaagcctcagctgtaggaaccagccaggtccctgagcagcccgctgaaGTAGGAACGGAGGTCGCGACAGCAACCCaaaacgttacacagaataaccagttcggtggagacAAGAGAAAAGGGAACGACGAGGGCACCcaacacggcccaaagaagaataagtccgtagaaaaatttaagccggtctacgtgacttatacagagctcacccactctagggagaacatcttcctagcgaactctgctcgcctcccctggaagaagccggagccgttaaagcaccagaaggggaagagagacacctccaagttttgccatttccacaacgacgttggcaacaatactgatgattgtaggcatttgaaagataagattgaaactctcatcagagctggcccgttagctcagtacgcgcggaacagggctCCGACAGGCCGACCTGCTTCGTaggtcccggccagtcagcccgggtctcgggtggatcaagacgtccctccttcAGTGGtgggaggagagatatccacaatctcgggaggtccgcatttagctggcacgagcaggggtgcccaaaagagatacgtaaacgaactcaaggcgcataacggGGTAGAGTTCGCCCCAGAGCAGTGTCTGccaaaacaacagcgattggagaagcaaccaatcatttttacagaagaagatgctagccatgtccaattccctcataatgaccctctggtcgtagcagtgcagctcgctaatcggagggttaggagggtgctgatcgataatgggagctcggtaaaccttctattctggtccacgctggagaagatgggtttaactgtcgccgagctgaaggcaacctccataatgctgtatggtttttcaggagaaggattagcggccatagggacgatcgagctggtgatcaccctaggagaaggacctcggacagtctccaaactcctcgagtttgtggtcatcgactgctccgctgcatacaatgtTATTTTGGGtcgacccacactcatagcttttgaggccatcacctctgttcgccacctcgcgctgaaattcccttctttcACAGGAATATGTACGGTCCGTGGCGACCAGCTTGCCactagggaatgctacagcatttccatgaagggaaaatcgaaacccgggcagctagcaatggccattcaaggtggaggagaggaatctcaggaatcTTTAGCTGatcttgagattgaaaaacctcagagcgccgaaggggaaaatatcgtcttaagtgaggatattgacccccgaataggcgggataagtccgagctccagaccattgaagagctcgaggaagtaaacatcgatccacaaaatcttTCActgatggtcaagctcgggaaaagcctctgtagcaagaggaaagcggagctgattaAATTTCTACAGGATAacttggatgtgtttgcgtggtcacatgaggtcatggtgggaatcagtccaaatgtcatcatgcacacccttcatctagACAAGAGagttcctgcgaagtcccagaagcagaggcgcctgggaacaacctgggctgaggccttagaggaagaagtagcccggctcaagaaatgcggctttatccgagaagctaagtttccgatttgggtcgccaaccccgtgctggtcccaaagcccaacgaaaaatggaggacctgcatcgatttttccgacctgaataaagcctgccccaaagattgttttcccttgccgaggattgaccaattggtggatgccacggctgggcacgagctcatgtccttcatggacgcgtactcaggctacaaccaaatcgccatgaatcctgcggaccaggagcacaccagcttcatgaccccgactaacatctattgttacaaggtcatgcctttcgggctgaagaacgctggtgctacataccagaggttagtaaatagaatgttcgccaaccagatcgggaagaacatggaggtgtacgttgacgacatgctggtcaagtcaaagactgccggtaaccatgtttccgacctggaggaatgcttcaagatactacgggagtatggcatgaggcttaatccacataagtgcacttttggagtcgcatctggaaaattcctgggtttcatcgtcaacacCCGAgaaatcgaggcaaatcccgacaagatcaggtcattactcgagcttccctcacccaggtcgcgcaaagacgtccaaggcctgacaggaagggtggcagccctcaatcggtttatttcaaaatccaccgataagtgcctgccattctacaacctgctccgagaaaataagaagttcgaatggatagaagagtgcgaaagtgctttcctcgacctgaaggcacatctggccgagccacctgtattatccaaaccaaaggcaggagagcccatttttctctacctagctgtcacagaggatgcaactagtgccgtattggtccgagaagaagaccgggttcagaaaccggtctactacatcagcaagagacttctcggggctgaatcccgatacccgttgatggaaaaattggcggttctgtcttatcacggcctcccgaaaactcaggccgtacttccagtcccactcaatacacgtcatgaccgatcagcctttaaggcaggttttgcaaaaacctgaaacatcggaatgcttgttaaagtgggctatcgaactcagtcagttcgagattctatacaccccacgaactgctataaaaagtcaagccctggccgattttatggcagaatgcacaggattccgggaggaacctgcagaagactcacctcagctcacctcggcccaggcgtcatggaaaatcttcgtggatggctcatccaatgagaacggctcagGGGCTGGGATCATTTttatatcccctgagggacatagattccactcgacgctgagatttggattcaaggcctccaacaacgaggccgaatatgaagctttgctggccagGCTGAGAATAGcctaggagctgaaggcgagctccgttcagtgcttcagtgactcctagctcgtggtaaaccaggtgttgggcgaatatcaagcacgaggacccaagatggctacctacctggcaaaggtaaaagtcgagctgtccgcgtttgggcgaggctcaatcgagcagatacctcgggagcagaacgctaacgcagacgctcttgccaagcttgcCACCTCCGGGGAGTCGGAGGCTTTGGGTTTAgtgccggtagaattcttggagaaaccaagtatagaagaagtcagggcggaggtcgagatgatcgacgccaggccgacctggatgacccccatcctcgagtatctcaccgaggggaagctacctgaagggcgtaatgatgcgcgacgGGTattgtaccaggctccaaggtatacaatggtagatggggtgctataccggcgtgggaattccctacctctcctacgatgtgttcttccaggtgaagcaaaggccatcctgcagaagtg
It includes:
- the LOC133824598 gene encoding probable O-methyltransferase 3, coding for MDLNNNNLDLVLNEEKSTKLLGAQAHIWNQIFNFINSMSLKCAIQLGIPDIINNHGKPMTISQLTLALPINKTKSSCVYRLMRILIHSGFFALRKAKVIREGKGEEEEEEGYVITDASKLLLKDNPMSVTPFLLAMLDPVMTKPWDFLSTWFQNDDPMPFHTANGTTLWDYNSHAPKLSQFFNEAMASDARLVTSVVVEKCKGVFEGVESLVDVGGGTGTVAKSIAAAFPEIQCTVLDLPHVVADLHGGNNFNFIAGDMFVEVPTSEVVLLKWILHDWNDEESVKILKKCKEAISKNKKKVGKVIIIDMKVENYDKDKNDKSYETQLFFDMLMMCLLTGKERNEEEWAKLFKDAGFTHYKISPILGLRSLIEVYP